From the genome of Glycine max cultivar Williams 82 chromosome 2, Glycine_max_v4.0, whole genome shotgun sequence, one region includes:
- the LOC100784164 gene encoding protein NSP-INTERACTING KINASE 3 has protein sequence MEHSSSLVFWLLGLLLLLLMEISSAALSPSGINYEVVALMAIKNDLIDPHNVLENWDINSVDPCSWRMITCSPDGSVSALGLPSQNLSGTLSPGIGNLTNLQSVLLQNNAISGRIPAAIGSLEKLQTLDLSNNTFSGEIPSSLGGLKNLNYLRLNNNSLTGSCPQSLSNIEGLTLVDLSYNNLSGSLPRISARTLKIVGNSLICGPKANNCSTILPEPLSFPPDALRGQSDSGKKSHHVALAFGASFGAAFVLVIIVGFLVWWRYRRNQQIFFDVNEHYDPEVRLGHLKRFSFKELRAATDHFNSKNILGRGGFGIVYKACLNDGSVVAVKRLKDYNAAGGEIQFQTEVETISLAVHRNLLRLSGFCSTQHERLLVYPYMSNGSVASRLKDHIHGRPALDWTRRKRIALGTARGLVYLHEQCDPKIIHRDVKAANILLDEDFEAVVGDFGLAKLLDHRDSHVTTAVRGTVGHIAPEYLSTGQSSEKTDVFGFGILLLELITGHKALDFGRAANQKGVMLDWVKKLHQDGRLSQMVDKDLKGNFDLIELEEMVQVALLCTQFNPSHRPKMSEVLKMLEGDGLAERWEASQRIETPRFRSCEPQRYSDLIEESSLVVEAMELSGPR, from the exons ATGGAACATAGTAGTAGTTTGGTTTTCTGGCTACTGGGGTTGCTTCTTTTGTTGTTGATGGAGATTTCTTCTGCTGCTCTTTCTCCTTCTGGCATAAACTATGAAG TTGTAGCTCTGATGGCCATAAAGAATGACTTGATTGATCCTCACAATGTTCTGGAAAATTGGGATATTAATTCtgttgatccatgtagctggAGAATGATTACCTGTTCCCCTGATGGCTCTGTTTCTGCATT GGGATTGCCCAGTCAGAACTTGTCTGGTACACTATCTCCTGGGATTGGAAACCTTACTAACTTACAATCTGT GTTGCTTCAGAATAATGCTATTTCTGGTAGGATTCCTGCTGCAATAGGAAGCTTGGAAAAGCTTCAGACACTTGATCTTTCCAATAATACATTTAGTGGTGAGATACCCAGTTCTTTGGGAGGCCTCAAGAACCTGAATTATTT GAGGTTAAATAATAACAGCCTTACAGGATCCTGCCCTCAGTCTCTTAGCAACATTGAAGGTCTAACCCTTGT GGACCTCTCCTACAACAATCTGAGTGGTTCCCTGCCAAGAATATCAGCAAGAACTTTAAA GATTGTGGGTAACTCTTTAATTTGTGGCCCAAAAGCAAACAACTGTTCTACTATTTTACCAGAGCCACTTTCCTTCCCTCCAGATGCACTGAGAG GCCAATCAGACTCTGGTAAAAAAAGCCATCATGTGGCACTTGCTTTTGGTGCAAGTTTTGGTGCTGCTTTTGTCCTTGTGATTATAGTTGGGTTTCTTGTTTGGTGGCGATATAGACGCAACCAGCAGATATTCTTTGATGTCAATG AACATTATGATCCAGAGGTGCGTCTTGGTCATTTAAAAAGGTTTTCATTCAAAGAGCTTCGAGCTGCAACTGACCATTTCAACTCAAAGAACATTCTTGGAAGAGGTGGCTTTGGAATAGTTTACAAGGCATGCTTGAATGATGGGTCTGTTGTGGCTGTCAAAAGGTTAAAGGACTATAATGCAGCCGGTGGTGAGATCCAATTTCAGACAGAAGTTGAGACCATAAGTTTGGCTGTCCACCGGAATCTTCTGCGGCTTTCGGGGTTTTGCAGTACTCAGCATGAAAGGCTCCTTGTTTATCCCTACATGTCTAATGGCAGTGTAGCCTCTAGATTAAAAG ATCACATTCACGGTCGGCCAGCTTTAGATTGGACGAGGCGAAAGAGAATAGCTTTAGGTACAGCAAGAGGGTTGGTTTACTTGCATGAGCAATGTGACCCTAAAATTATTCACCGCGATGTCAAAGCAGCAAACATTTTGCTAGATGAAGACTTTGAAGCTGTTGTTGGTGATTTTGGTTTAGCTAAGCTTCTGGATCATAGAGATTCGCATGTGACCACTGCTGTGCGTGGCACTGTCGGTCACATTGCTCCAGAGTATCTATCCACTGGCCAATCATCAGAAAAAACTGATGTGTTTGGGTTTGGAATCTTGCTGCTTGAACTGATCACAGGTCATAAGGCTCTAGATTTTGGGCGAGCGGCAAACCAGAAAGGTGTAATGCTTGATTGG GTTAAGAAGCTCCACCAGGATGGAAGATTGAGTCAAATGGTAGACAAAGATCTAAAGGGCAACTTCGATCTGATTGAACTAGAAGAAATGGTTCAGGTTGCACTCTTGTGTACACAATTCAATCCTTCGCACCGCCCCAAGATGTCAGAAGTATTGAAGATGTTAGAAGGGGATGGCTTAGCTGAGAGATGGGAGGCCTCACAGAGGATTGAAACACCAAGGTTTCGGTCTTGTGAGCCTCAAAGATATTCAGATTTAATAGAGGAATCTTCACTCGTAGTTGAAGCCATGGAGCTTTCTGGTCCTAGGTGA